From the Serinus canaria isolate serCan28SL12 chromosome 21, serCan2020, whole genome shotgun sequence genome, one window contains:
- the LOC103824355 gene encoding phospholipase A2-like — protein sequence MTENGLLSSPRAVSRMNSLLSLSMLFVWGLSPAHGSLLQLHQMISEATGKNALLYYGFYGCYCGLGGRGQPKDATDRCCQLHDTCYENLLRYHCDAKTRPYCYNWHYGRLSCSE from the exons ATGACAGAGAATGGTTTGCtttcctctcccagagctgtcagcaggaTGAACTCTCTCCTCAGCCTCTCCATGCTGTTTGTGTGGG GCTTGTCCCCAGCCCACGGGAGCCTCTTGCAGCTGCACCAGATGATCTCAGAGGCGACAGGGAAAAATGCTCTTCTGTATTACGGCTTCTACGGCTGCTACTGCGGGCTggggggcaggggacagcccaAGGATGCCACAGACAG ATGCTGCCAGCTGCATGATACTTGCTACGAAAACCTCCTGAGGTACCACTGCGATGCCAAGACACGCCCCTACTGCTACAACTGGCACTACGGCAGGCTCTCCTGCAGTGAGTAG
- the LOC115484461 gene encoding uncharacterized protein LOC115484461 isoform X2, whose protein sequence is MLQGMGHLQGFGGSVLPAPSLLLCQAGSAAVPRGTGPAPLYGPGRDPLLQFGDALPARRLQVREGGAAVPGSGRPGSAPPPRLVPGTSRALLKQKLLLRNHLRADRRRQHFPALASLLLGAFWLRGEDKNPPVKSRHGMRGGGAALPDVQHS, encoded by the exons ATGCTACAGGGGATGGGGCACCTCCAGGGCTTCGGTGGATCG gTGCTGCCTGCTCCGAGCCTGCTGCTATGCCAAGCTGGCAGCGCGGCGGTGCCGCGTGGGACCGGTCCAGCCCCTCTCTACGGCCCGGGCAGGGATCCCCTCCTGCA GTTCGGGGACGCGCTGCCAGCGAGGCGCCTGCAGGTGCGAGAGGGCGGCGCGGCTGTGCCGGGCTCGGGTCGGCCGGGCTCAGCTCCGCCGCCGCGCCTGGTGCCGGGGACGAGCCGGGCACTGCTGAAGCAAAAACTCCTTCTGCGAAACCATCTCCGGGCTGATCGGCGCCGGCAGCACTTCCCAGCCCTGGCGAGTCTCCTCCTCGGGGCCTTTTGGCTTCGAGGCGAGGACAAGAACCCTCCGGTCAAGTCGCGTCACGGCATGCGAGGAGGGGGAGCGGCGCTCCCTGATGTCCAGCACAGCTAA
- the LOC115484461 gene encoding uncharacterized protein LOC115484461 isoform X1: MAPVEGDVPEARMRGRACTGRQRLGVGTGRIETLLSDPEQEEAELAALPPGWQSLCQLWPQEPVPHSRRAQALLLPQVLPAPSLLLCQAGSAAVPRGTGPAPLYGPGRDPLLQFGDALPARRLQVREGGAAVPGSGRPGSAPPPRLVPGTSRALLKQKLLLRNHLRADRRRQHFPALASLLLGAFWLRGEDKNPPVKSRHGMRGGGAALPDVQHS, from the exons ATGGCACCAGTGGAGGGGGACGTTCCTGAAGCCAGGATGCGGGGCAGGGCTTGCACGGGGAGGCAGAGGCTTGGCGTGGGAACGGGCAGGATAGAGACGCTCCTGAGCGatccagagcaggaggaagcagagctggcGGCTCTCCCGCCCGGCTGGCAGAGCCTGTGTCAGCTGTGGCCGCAGGAACCGGTGCCACATTCCCGACGAGCCCAggctctcctcctcccacaggTGCTGCCTGCTCCGAGCCTGCTGCTATGCCAAGCTGGCAGCGCGGCGGTGCCGCGTGGGACCGGTCCAGCCCCTCTCTACGGCCCGGGCAGGGATCCCCTCCTGCA GTTCGGGGACGCGCTGCCAGCGAGGCGCCTGCAGGTGCGAGAGGGCGGCGCGGCTGTGCCGGGCTCGGGTCGGCCGGGCTCAGCTCCGCCGCCGCGCCTGGTGCCGGGGACGAGCCGGGCACTGCTGAAGCAAAAACTCCTTCTGCGAAACCATCTCCGGGCTGATCGGCGCCGGCAGCACTTCCCAGCCCTGGCGAGTCTCCTCCTCGGGGCCTTTTGGCTTCGAGGCGAGGACAAGAACCCTCCGGTCAAGTCGCGTCACGGCATGCGAGGAGGGGGAGCGGCGCTCCCTGATGTCCAGCACAGCTAA
- the LOC103824340 gene encoding phospholipase A2, membrane associated-like yields MRDLFLAVLLACGLLLAGSSVLELERMIRAATGRSALLSYSWYGCFCGIGGSGSPVDATDRCCQAHDCCYRRLREGRCSPLITPYSFTSSDGNVTCSNEQSWCERETCLCDTAVASCFASSLHSYNNSYRFYFKLKCQGSKLQC; encoded by the exons ATGAGGGATCTCTTCCTTGCCGTGCTTCTGGCTTGTG ggctgctcctggccggCAGCAGCGTGCTGGAGCTGGAGCGGATGATCCGGGCGGCCACGGGCAGGAGCGCCCTGCTGTCCTACAGCTGGTACGGCTGCTTCTGCGGCATCGGCGGCTCCGGGAGCCCCGTGGATGCCACGGACCG GTGCTGCCAAGCCCACGACTGCTGCTacaggaggctgagggagggcAGGTGCAGCCCACTGATCACCCCGTACAGCTTCACCTCCAGCGACGGGAACGTCACCTGCA GTAACGAGCAGAGCTGGTGCGAGAGAGAGACCTGCCTGTGCGACACCGCGGTGGCCTCGTGCTTCGCCAGCTCCCTGCACTCCTACAACAATTCCTACCGCTTCTACTTCAAGCTCAAATGCCAAGGCAGCAAGCTCCAGTGCTGA
- the LOC103824356 gene encoding basic phospholipase A2 caudoxin, protein MKLLSLLLFLLGLALASCNLAQFAAMIKQKTGKSALAYNGYGCYCGWGGSKQPLDATDRCCHAHDCCYKKLVASGCSPKTTTYKYVFRGNQITCGNGNSCQKRACACDKRAVECFQRAASSYRKSYSNYPNSKCKGRTPSC, encoded by the exons ATGAAGCTCCTCTCGCTGCTCCTCTTCC TCCTAGGACTGGCCCTTGCCAGCTGCAACTTGGCCCAGTTTGCAGCGATGATTAAGCAGAAGACCGGGAAATCGGCGCTGGCTTACAACGGCTACGGCTGCTACTGCGGCTGGGGCGGCTCCAAACAGCCCCTGGACGCCACTGACAG GTGCTGCCACGCCCACGACTGCTGCTACAAGAAATTGGTCGCCTCCGGCTGCAGCCCCAAAACGACCACCTACAAATACGTCTTCCGAGGAAACCAAATAACCTGTG GAAACGGGAACTCGTGCCAAAAGCGGGCGTGTGCGTGCGACAAGAGGGCGGTGGAGTGCTTCCAGAGGGCAGCCAGCTCCTACCGCAAATCCTACAGCAACTACCCCAACTCCAAGTGCAAGGGCAGGACACCCTCCTGTTGA